One stretch of Musicola paradisiaca NCPPB 2511 DNA includes these proteins:
- a CDS encoding porin, which yields MMKRNILAVVIPALLAAGAANAAEVYNKDGNKLDLNGKVVGLHYFSKDSGNSGDQTYARLGFLGETKINSDLTGYGRFEYQFNAQNAEDTNARQSKTRYAYAGLKFGDFGSLDYGRNRAVGYDGISYTDVLPEFGGDQSYTDNLTGRNAGVATYRNKNFFGLVDGWDFALGYQSAHQDSTNLAKQTGAGWAISSSYTSPIGVGVIGSYTEAQRTQAQTADARGETAEGWATGLKYDANNIYVAATYGEYRNLSYVGNSGFSNTATYSASTAFDKTKVFEAVAQYNFDFGLSPSIGYVSAKGLDETAAVHTDDYITKYVSLGLTYAFNKNFSTYTEYDINLLKDSNQYGLATNDRVAVGVVYQF from the coding sequence ATGATGAAGCGCAATATTCTTGCAGTGGTAATCCCGGCTCTGCTGGCGGCAGGCGCAGCTAACGCTGCCGAAGTGTACAACAAGGACGGCAACAAGCTGGACCTGAATGGTAAAGTTGTTGGTTTGCACTACTTCTCCAAGGATTCTGGCAACTCTGGCGATCAGACCTACGCTCGTTTGGGTTTCCTGGGCGAAACCAAAATCAACAGCGATCTGACCGGTTATGGTCGTTTTGAATATCAGTTCAATGCTCAGAATGCTGAAGACACCAATGCCAGACAAAGCAAAACCCGTTATGCCTATGCCGGTCTGAAATTTGGCGACTTTGGTTCTCTGGATTACGGCCGTAATCGCGCAGTAGGTTATGACGGTATTTCTTATACCGACGTTCTGCCGGAGTTTGGTGGTGATCAGAGTTACACCGATAACCTGACTGGTCGTAACGCAGGTGTTGCCACTTACCGCAACAAAAACTTCTTCGGTCTGGTTGATGGTTGGGACTTTGCTCTGGGTTATCAATCCGCGCATCAAGATTCTACAAACCTTGCCAAACAAACGGGTGCTGGTTGGGCGATTTCTTCCAGCTACACATCACCCATCGGTGTTGGTGTGATCGGTTCATATACCGAAGCACAGCGTACCCAAGCTCAGACTGCTGATGCACGTGGTGAAACAGCTGAAGGGTGGGCGACTGGTCTGAAATACGATGCTAACAACATCTATGTCGCAGCGACTTATGGTGAATACCGCAATCTGTCCTATGTCGGCAACAGTGGTTTCAGCAACACTGCAACATACAGCGCCAGCACTGCATTCGACAAGACCAAAGTCTTTGAAGCGGTTGCTCAGTACAACTTTGATTTTGGCCTGTCACCGTCTATCGGTTACGTTTCAGCCAAAGGCTTGGATGAAACTGCTGCAGTCCATACTGACGATTACATCACCAAATATGTTAGCTTGGGTCTGACCTACGCTTTCAACAAAAACTTCTCAACTTACACTGAATACGATATCAACCTGCTGAAAGACAGCAATCAATACGGCTTAGCAACGAATGACCGTGTTGCCGTTGGCGTTGTTTATCAGTTCTGA
- a CDS encoding YcbK family protein, which produces MEHIDNHRRKWLALGGAALGIALLPDQSLASLSTSRPRMLTLNNLNTGEHLKAEFFDGRRYNKDELARLNHFFRDYRANKIKTIDPKLFEQLYRLQVMLGTQRPVQLISGYRSHNTNEDLRASSKGVAKQSYHTQGKAVDFHIEGVQLANIRKAALKLGAGGVGYYPQSNFVHIDTGPARTW; this is translated from the coding sequence ATGGAACATATTGATAATCATCGACGCAAATGGTTGGCGCTTGGCGGCGCAGCGTTAGGGATTGCACTATTGCCTGACCAGTCGCTGGCTTCTCTGTCCACGTCCCGTCCCCGTATGCTTACCTTAAATAATCTCAATACCGGGGAGCATCTTAAAGCCGAGTTTTTTGACGGACGCCGTTATAACAAGGATGAGCTTGCCAGACTGAACCATTTCTTCCGGGATTATCGTGCCAATAAGATAAAAACTATCGACCCTAAATTATTCGAGCAGTTGTATCGGTTGCAGGTAATGTTGGGAACCCAGCGGCCGGTACAGCTTATCTCTGGTTATCGTTCTCACAATACCAATGAAGACCTGCGAGCCAGCAGTAAGGGTGTGGCAAAGCAAAGCTACCATACGCAGGGGAAAGCCGTGGATTTCCATATTGAAGGCGTGCAGTTGGCCAATATCCGTAAGGCCGCGTTGAAACTGGGCGCTGGCGGTGTGGGGTATTATCCGCAAAGCAATTTTGTTCATATTGATACCGGCCCGGCGCGTACCTGGTAA
- the asnS gene encoding asparagine--tRNA ligase — MSVVPVVDVLQGRVAVDSEVTVRGWVRTRRDSKAGISFIAVYDGSCFNPLQAVVNNHLDNYQSEILRLTTGCSVEVTGNVVESPGEGQSFELQATHVAVVGWVDDPDTYPMAAKRHSIEYLREVAHLRPRTNLIGAVARVRHTLAQAIHRFFHQNGFYWVSTPLITASDTEGAGEMFRVSTLDLENLPRTENGKVDFGEDFFGKEAFLTVSGQLNGETYACALSKIYTFGPTFRAENSNTSRHLAEFWMIEPEVAFASLDDIAALAENMLKFVFKAVLEERADDMAFFAERVDKEAVERLERFIHSDFAQVDYTDAITILQNSGQSFENPVSWGIDLSSEHERYLAEKHFKAPVVVKNYPKDIKAFYMRMNSDGKTVAAMDVLAPGIGEIIGGSQREERLQQLDARLEEMGLNKEDYWWYRDLRRYGTIPHSGFGLGFERLIAYVTGVQNVRDVIPFPRTPRNASF, encoded by the coding sequence ATGAGCGTTGTGCCTGTAGTCGACGTACTGCAAGGCCGTGTTGCCGTTGACAGCGAAGTCACCGTGCGCGGCTGGGTGCGTACCCGGAGAGACTCTAAAGCCGGTATTTCTTTCATCGCCGTCTACGACGGTTCCTGCTTTAATCCGCTACAGGCTGTCGTCAATAATCATCTGGACAATTATCAGAGTGAGATTCTCCGCCTGACGACCGGCTGTTCGGTGGAAGTCACCGGCAACGTGGTCGAATCCCCGGGAGAAGGCCAAAGCTTTGAGTTACAAGCCACCCATGTCGCCGTCGTCGGTTGGGTTGACGACCCCGATACGTATCCAATGGCCGCGAAGCGCCACAGTATCGAATATCTGCGCGAAGTGGCTCACCTGCGCCCTCGCACCAATCTGATTGGCGCCGTAGCGCGTGTACGCCACACGTTGGCACAGGCTATTCACCGTTTCTTCCATCAGAATGGTTTCTATTGGGTATCCACTCCGCTGATTACCGCGTCAGATACCGAAGGTGCTGGAGAAATGTTCCGTGTATCCACGTTGGATTTGGAGAATTTGCCCCGTACCGAAAATGGTAAAGTGGACTTCGGCGAGGACTTTTTCGGTAAGGAAGCATTTCTGACGGTATCCGGCCAGCTCAACGGCGAAACTTACGCCTGTGCGCTGTCTAAAATCTATACCTTCGGCCCGACTTTCCGGGCGGAAAACTCTAACACCAGCCGCCATCTGGCTGAGTTTTGGATGATTGAGCCGGAAGTTGCTTTCGCGTCGCTGGACGATATCGCAGCGCTGGCAGAAAACATGTTGAAATTTGTGTTCAAAGCCGTGCTTGAAGAGCGGGCAGATGACATGGCGTTCTTTGCCGAGCGTGTCGACAAAGAAGCGGTTGAGCGTCTGGAGCGTTTTATCCATTCAGACTTCGCCCAGGTCGATTACACCGATGCCATCACAATTTTGCAAAATTCAGGGCAATCTTTTGAAAACCCGGTCTCTTGGGGAATCGACCTCTCTTCAGAACATGAACGGTATCTGGCAGAGAAACATTTCAAAGCGCCGGTGGTAGTGAAAAATTACCCGAAAGACATCAAAGCGTTCTATATGCGAATGAACAGCGATGGTAAAACCGTTGCCGCCATGGATGTCTTGGCGCCGGGCATCGGCGAAATCATCGGGGGCTCTCAACGCGAAGAGCGTTTGCAACAGTTGGATGCCCGCCTGGAAGAAATGGGCCTGAATAAAGAAGATTACTGGTGGTATCGCGATCTGCGCCGTTACGGCACCATTCCACACTCTGGGTTCGGCCTCGGATTTGAACGTCTTATCGCTTATGTTACCGGCGTTCAAAATGTGCGTGATGTGATTCCTTTCCCGCGCACTCCACGTAATGCCAGCTTCTAA
- the pncB gene encoding nicotinate phosphoribosyltransferase, translating to MTSHSSPILTSLLDTDAYKLHMQQAVFHHYYDVDVAAEFRCRDDALLGSYADEIRTQVEAMSQLALSQDELAYLSSLPFFKSDYLDWLRSFRFDPRQVHIVNRHGKLDVRITGPWREVILWEVPLLAVISEVVHQVRSPGDHLQAAINQLHSNLQRFRQLSENVDLHRFRLMDFGTRRRFSRDVQQHIVNTLKDEFPYLIGTSNYDLARRLQLTPVGTQAHEWFQAHQQISPILANSQRAALEAWLREYPNQLGIALTDCITMDAFLRDFDEYFARHYQGLRHDSGDPVEWGEKAIAHYEALGIDPLTKTLVFSDNLNLEKALNLYRHFDPRVNVTFGIGTRLTCDIPGIKPLNIVIKLVECNGRPVAKLSDSPGKTICQDQAFVSALRKAFDLPKIRKAS from the coding sequence ATGACTTCACACTCTTCCCCGATATTGACGTCACTGCTGGATACGGATGCCTACAAACTTCATATGCAACAGGCGGTCTTCCACCATTATTATGATGTCGACGTCGCCGCCGAATTCCGTTGCCGTGACGATGCGCTGTTAGGGAGTTATGCGGATGAAATCCGCACACAAGTCGAGGCCATGAGCCAGCTGGCGCTCAGCCAGGACGAACTTGCCTACTTATCATCACTGCCGTTTTTCAAATCGGATTATCTTGACTGGTTGCGGTCATTCCGCTTCGATCCGCGCCAGGTTCATATTGTCAACCGCCACGGCAAATTGGATGTCCGCATTACCGGCCCCTGGCGTGAAGTCATTCTCTGGGAAGTGCCGTTGCTGGCCGTGATCAGCGAAGTTGTCCACCAGGTACGCTCTCCCGGCGATCATCTCCAGGCGGCAATCAACCAATTGCACAGCAACCTGCAGCGGTTCCGTCAGCTCAGCGAAAATGTGGATCTGCATCGTTTCCGTTTGATGGATTTCGGTACTCGCCGGCGTTTTTCCCGCGACGTGCAACAGCACATCGTCAATACGCTCAAAGATGAATTTCCCTACCTGATCGGCACCAGTAACTACGATCTGGCGCGTCGTCTACAGTTGACGCCGGTCGGTACGCAGGCTCACGAGTGGTTCCAGGCCCACCAGCAGATCAGCCCGATACTGGCCAACAGCCAACGCGCAGCGCTCGAAGCCTGGCTGCGGGAATACCCGAACCAGCTCGGCATTGCCTTGACCGACTGCATCACCATGGATGCATTTCTGCGAGATTTTGACGAATATTTCGCCCGCCATTATCAGGGGCTGCGTCATGACTCCGGCGACCCGGTCGAATGGGGAGAGAAAGCCATTGCCCATTATGAGGCGCTGGGCATCGACCCTCTGACCAAGACGCTGGTGTTCTCCGACAATCTCAATCTGGAAAAAGCGCTAAATCTTTATCGTCACTTCGACCCGCGCGTTAATGTCACGTTTGGCATCGGCACCCGGCTGACATGCGATATTCCCGGCATCAAACCGCTGAACATCGTCATCAAACTGGTAGAGTGCAACGGTCGCCCTGTGGCAAAACTCTCCGACAGCCCGGGAAAAACGATTTGTCAGGATCAGGCGTTTGTCAGCGCATTGCGCAAGGCGTTCGATCTGCCCAAAATTAGAAAGGCTTCCTGA
- a CDS encoding MBL fold metallo-hydrolase, with protein sequence MKYQIIPVTAFSQNCTLLWCEKTLQAAIVDPGGEAEKIIRGVEQVGVTVKQILLTHGHLDHVGAAVTLAEHYQVPVIGPQEADAFWLNGLPAQSRMFGLQDCPPLVPARWLQDGDRISVGECVMTVLHCPGHTPGHVVFVDEQARLAQVGDVLFRGGVGRSDFPGGNHDALINSIQTQLFPLGDDITFIPGHGPTSTFGEERRTNPFVRDM encoded by the coding sequence ATGAAATACCAAATTATTCCCGTTACGGCGTTTAGCCAGAATTGTACTTTGTTATGGTGTGAAAAAACCCTTCAGGCGGCGATCGTCGATCCTGGCGGGGAAGCGGAAAAGATTATTCGCGGTGTTGAACAGGTAGGCGTTACCGTCAAACAGATTTTATTGACGCATGGCCATCTGGATCATGTCGGTGCGGCGGTGACGCTGGCTGAGCATTATCAGGTTCCGGTCATTGGCCCACAGGAGGCTGATGCTTTTTGGTTAAATGGGCTGCCGGCGCAGAGTCGAATGTTTGGTCTACAGGATTGTCCGCCTCTGGTTCCGGCCCGCTGGCTGCAGGATGGTGATCGCATCAGTGTTGGCGAATGTGTCATGACGGTGCTGCATTGCCCAGGGCATACGCCGGGGCACGTAGTCTTTGTCGATGAACAGGCGAGGTTGGCCCAAGTCGGCGATGTTCTTTTCCGCGGCGGCGTGGGGAGAAGCGATTTTCCCGGTGGCAACCATGACGCGCTGATTAATTCGATACAAACCCAGTTGTTTCCATTAGGCGATGATATTACGTTTATCCCCGGCCATGGCCCGACCTCGACATTCGGTGAGGAAAGGCGGACAAACCCGTTTGTCCGGGATATGTGA
- a CDS encoding porin — protein MMKRNILAVVIPALLAAGAANAAEVYNKDGNKLDLNGKIDGLHYFSKDSNNSGDQTYARLGFLGETKINSDLTGYGRFEYQFNASKTEESTGNVASSKTRYSYAGLKFANFGSLDYGRNKNVSYDGISYTDVLPEWGGDSGYTDGLTGRNSGVANYRNKDFFGLVKGLNFGLSYQSAHTDSTNVAKQTGAGWATSASYTTPFGVSAIASYAEANRTQTQVADGRGDSAEVWATGLKYDANSIYLAATYGEYRNVSYIGSSGFKNGTTRTGTAASAAFDKTQVFELVAQYAFDFGLKPSIAYVSAKAKDDTLSLNDYTSKYISYGVSYSFNKNFSTYTEYDMNLLSSSNVYKMATDDRVAVGVVYQF, from the coding sequence ATGATGAAGCGCAATATTCTTGCAGTGGTTATCCCGGCTCTGTTGGCTGCTGGCGCAGCCAATGCCGCCGAAGTTTACAATAAAGACGGCAATAAGCTGGATCTGAACGGTAAAATCGACGGTCTGCACTATTTCTCCAAGGATTCTAACAACTCTGGCGACCAGACCTATGCTCGCTTAGGTTTCCTGGGCGAAACCAAAATCAACAGCGACTTGACTGGCTATGGCCGTTTTGAATACCAGTTCAATGCATCAAAAACTGAAGAAAGCACTGGTAACGTTGCCAGCAGCAAAACCCGTTATTCCTATGCTGGTCTGAAGTTTGCCAACTTCGGCTCGCTGGATTACGGCCGTAACAAAAACGTTTCCTACGACGGTATCTCTTATACCGACGTACTGCCTGAGTGGGGCGGTGATTCTGGCTACACTGATGGTCTGACTGGTCGTAATTCTGGTGTTGCCAACTACCGCAACAAAGACTTCTTTGGTCTGGTTAAAGGCCTGAATTTTGGTCTGAGCTATCAGTCAGCACACACTGACTCTACTAACGTTGCAAAACAGACTGGCGCAGGCTGGGCAACTTCCGCCTCCTACACCACGCCATTTGGCGTTAGTGCCATCGCTTCATACGCTGAAGCCAACCGCACTCAAACTCAGGTTGCTGATGGTCGTGGCGACTCCGCCGAAGTATGGGCTACAGGTCTGAAATATGATGCAAACAGCATCTATTTAGCGGCAACCTACGGCGAATACCGCAATGTGTCCTATATCGGTTCCAGCGGTTTCAAAAACGGAACAACCCGTACGGGAACAGCAGCCAGTGCTGCATTTGATAAAACTCAGGTTTTTGAACTTGTTGCTCAGTATGCATTTGACTTCGGCCTGAAACCGAGCATCGCCTACGTTTCTGCTAAAGCAAAAGACGACACACTGTCTCTGAACGACTACACCTCTAAATATATCAGCTACGGCGTGAGCTACTCCTTCAACAAGAACTTCTCAACTTATACCGAGTATGACATGAACCTGCTGAGCAGCAGCAATGTCTACAAAATGGCAACCGACGACCGCGTCGCTGTTGGTGTGGTTTACCAGTTCTAA
- the ldtD gene encoding L,D-transpeptidase, which produces MLLTKRKVPGLLWGMVSALWLSSLFPSFSVQAAKTAAIGVASAPTDGSGANGHSLTAALPAGVSLHYLSALNALYAQRHMLPLWRDHRAVNAFQQQLAEVALSGVQPQFTTWVTWLTDPKLTGIGRDAVLSDALLGYMQFVAGVEKNGSHWLYGNVSYTLAAPPSSMVAQWQQAIHEGSSAAFVASLAPRHSQYAKMHQALKDMLTDNRPWPRLVLGETLRPGDESPALPVLRDILLRTGALNQGNVSMPLFNEAQPSGPEALRYDGELVEAVKRFQRLQGLQDDGSIGKRTRDWLNVSSQTRATLLALNIQRLRLVPDNVNTGIMVNIPNYSLSYYLNGSVILSSRVIVGQPKRKTPLMSSSLSNVVMNPPWNVPTTLTRQDIIPKVIQDPAYLQKHGYVLLSGWSEDAQQIDPAMIDWPMVSANNFPYRLRQAPGDNNSLGRYKFNMPNTDAIYLHDTPNHNLFQKDIRALSSGCVRVNKASELAALLLQDAGWNNARISSTLEQGNTTYVSIRQRIPVNFYYLTAWVADDGKPQFRTDIYNYDDTVKSGVSALSRAGLLLQ; this is translated from the coding sequence ATGTTATTGACTAAACGAAAAGTGCCTGGGCTGCTTTGGGGTATGGTCAGCGCGCTCTGGCTGAGCAGTCTATTTCCTTCGTTTTCTGTCCAGGCGGCAAAAACCGCTGCAATCGGCGTAGCTTCGGCACCGACGGATGGTTCTGGGGCCAACGGCCACTCACTGACTGCAGCGTTGCCTGCCGGCGTTTCTCTCCATTATCTATCCGCTTTGAATGCGCTCTATGCACAACGGCATATGTTGCCATTGTGGCGCGATCACCGTGCGGTCAACGCGTTTCAGCAGCAGTTGGCGGAAGTGGCGTTGTCCGGCGTTCAACCTCAATTTACCACCTGGGTCACTTGGCTGACCGATCCCAAACTGACGGGGATTGGGCGGGACGCCGTGTTGTCTGATGCATTGCTTGGTTATATGCAATTTGTCGCCGGGGTGGAGAAGAACGGTAGTCATTGGCTGTACGGCAATGTGTCTTATACGCTGGCTGCGCCGCCATCCAGCATGGTTGCCCAGTGGCAGCAAGCCATTCATGAGGGCAGTAGCGCGGCATTTGTTGCGTCGCTGGCTCCCCGGCATTCGCAATATGCCAAGATGCATCAGGCGTTAAAGGACATGCTGACGGATAACCGTCCGTGGCCTCGTTTGGTGCTCGGCGAGACGTTACGTCCCGGTGATGAGAGCCCGGCGTTGCCGGTATTGCGGGATATTCTGTTGCGGACAGGCGCGCTGAATCAGGGCAATGTTTCCATGCCGCTGTTCAATGAGGCTCAGCCTTCTGGGCCAGAGGCGTTGCGGTATGACGGGGAATTGGTTGAGGCCGTTAAACGGTTTCAACGTCTGCAAGGGTTGCAGGATGACGGGTCGATTGGCAAGCGCACGCGCGATTGGTTGAATGTTTCATCGCAAACCCGCGCGACCCTGTTGGCGCTGAATATTCAGCGTCTGCGTCTGGTGCCGGATAATGTGAATACCGGTATTATGGTGAATATTCCTAACTATTCATTGAGTTATTACCTGAATGGATCGGTTATTCTCTCGTCCCGGGTCATCGTTGGGCAGCCCAAACGTAAAACGCCGTTGATGAGCAGTTCTCTCAGCAATGTGGTGATGAACCCGCCGTGGAACGTCCCGACGACATTGACGCGGCAGGATATTATTCCCAAGGTGATTCAGGATCCCGCCTATTTGCAAAAACACGGGTATGTGCTGTTGTCCGGCTGGAGCGAGGATGCACAGCAGATCGACCCCGCTATGATTGACTGGCCGATGGTGAGCGCGAACAATTTTCCTTACCGGCTGCGCCAGGCCCCCGGGGACAATAACTCGTTGGGGCGTTATAAGTTCAATATGCCGAATACCGATGCCATCTATTTGCACGATACGCCGAATCATAATCTGTTTCAGAAAGACATCCGGGCATTGAGCTCTGGTTGTGTTCGTGTCAACAAAGCATCAGAACTGGCCGCGTTATTGCTGCAGGATGCCGGATGGAATAATGCGCGCATCTCTTCAACGCTGGAGCAGGGCAATACGACGTATGTTTCCATTCGTCAGCGGATACCGGTCAATTTTTATTATCTGACCGCATGGGTGGCAGATGATGGCAAACCCCAATTTCGCACAGATATTTACAATTATGACGATACCGTCAAATCCGGTGTTTCGGCGCTATCCCGGGCCGGGTTGCTGTTGCAGTAA
- a CDS encoding amino acid aminotransferase: protein MFEKISAAPADPILGLSDLFRADDRPHKINLGIGVYKDETGKTPVLTSVKKAEQLLLETETTKNYLGIDGLPEFARCTQELLFGKQSDIIANKRARTAQTPGGTGGLRVAADFIAKQTSAKRIWVSNPSWPNHKNVFSAVGLEVCDYAYYDAENHTLDFDSLISSLSAAQAGDVVLFHGCCHNPTGIDPTREQWSQLAKLSLEKGWLPLFDFAYQGFARGLDEDAEGLRIFAASHKELIVASSYSKNFGLYNERVGACTIVAEDAATADTAFSQVKAAIRANYSNPPSHGAAVVATILSNDALRGLWEQELTAMRERIHRMRQLFVNTLQEKGAQQDFSFITHQNGMFSFSGLNKDQVIRLRNEFGIYAVNSGRINVAGMTPGNMAPLCEAIVAVL, encoded by the coding sequence ATGTTTGAAAAAATTTCTGCCGCGCCCGCTGACCCGATCCTCGGATTGTCTGATCTTTTCCGTGCCGATGACCGCCCTCATAAAATCAATCTCGGGATAGGCGTTTATAAAGATGAAACCGGAAAAACCCCGGTACTGACCAGCGTAAAAAAAGCCGAGCAACTGCTGCTGGAAACCGAAACGACAAAAAATTATCTGGGTATTGACGGCTTGCCTGAATTTGCTCGCTGTACTCAGGAGCTGTTGTTCGGCAAACAAAGTGACATCATCGCCAATAAGCGCGCCCGTACCGCCCAAACACCGGGAGGAACCGGTGGGCTGAGAGTCGCGGCAGATTTTATCGCCAAACAAACCAGCGCCAAACGAATCTGGGTAAGCAACCCCAGTTGGCCGAACCACAAAAATGTGTTTTCCGCTGTCGGGCTGGAAGTCTGCGATTACGCTTATTACGACGCAGAGAATCATACGCTGGATTTCGATAGCCTGATTTCTTCTCTCAGCGCAGCGCAAGCAGGTGATGTGGTACTGTTCCACGGCTGTTGCCATAACCCCACCGGTATCGATCCGACGCGGGAACAGTGGTCACAACTGGCGAAGCTTTCACTGGAAAAAGGCTGGTTGCCATTGTTTGACTTCGCCTATCAAGGCTTTGCCAGGGGTTTGGATGAAGATGCGGAAGGTTTGCGTATCTTTGCCGCCAGCCATAAGGAACTTATCGTCGCCAGCTCCTATTCGAAGAATTTTGGTTTGTACAACGAACGTGTCGGCGCCTGTACAATCGTGGCGGAAGATGCCGCTACCGCCGATACTGCCTTTAGCCAGGTGAAGGCCGCTATTCGCGCCAACTACTCTAACCCGCCGTCACACGGCGCTGCTGTCGTCGCCACCATTCTGTCGAACGACGCTCTGCGTGGTCTTTGGGAGCAAGAGCTGACCGCGATGCGCGAACGTATTCATCGCATGCGTCAATTGTTCGTCAATACACTGCAAGAAAAAGGTGCTCAGCAGGATTTTTCCTTTATCACTCACCAGAACGGTATGTTCTCGTTCAGTGGTCTGAATAAAGATCAGGTGATTCGTCTGCGCAATGAGTTTGGTATTTACGCCGTTAATTCCGGCAGGATTAATGTGGCCGGAATGACACCGGGAAATATGGCTCCGCTGTGCGAAGCCATCGTTGCCGTGCTGTAA